The following nucleotide sequence is from Bacteroidota bacterium.
GGTTTGCCCGGTTACGGAAAATGGGTGTCAAGACTGTCATGGTTACCGGCGACAATCCGCTCACGGCAAAGTACATCGCCGAGAAAGCAGGAGTCGATGATTTTATTGCCGAGGCGAAGCCCGAAGACAAACTCGAGTACATCCGTCGCGAACAGGCACAAGGCAAACTTGTTGCAATGATGGGAGACGGCACAAACGATGCACCGGCGCTCGCACAAGCGGATGTCGGTGTCGCAATGAACTCAGGGACACAAGCGGCAAAAGAAGCAGGCAATATGGTCGATCTCGATAATGACCCTACCAAGCTTATCGAGATTGTGGAGATCGGGAAACAACTGTTGATCACTCGCGGGACGCTTACGACATTTTCCATCGCAAACGACGTGGCAAAATATTTCGCGATCGTCCCGGCCTTGTTTATCGCGTCGATACCATCGCTGCAGAAGCTGAATATCATGGGGCTCGCCAGCCCACAGTCTGCGATTCTTTCTGCTGTAATCTTCAATGCCATAATCATCCCGATGTTGATACCTCTTGCGTTACGTGGTGTACAATATAAACCAATTGGTGCGAGCAAATTGCTGGCGAGAAATCTGCTGATCTACGGGCTTGGTGGTGTCATCGTACCCTTCGTCGGGATCAAAGCCATCGATCTGCTTCTCGTAACAATCGGCATCGTGTAAGAACAGGAGAACAAGACATGAATGATCTTCGCATATCTCTACGACTCACGTTTATTCTGATCGTACTCTTCGGACTTGTGTATCCCGTCTTTATTTGGGCGGTCGGACGCATCGCGCCAAATGCAGCAGACGGATTCCCGATCAAGGTACACGGCTCCGTTGTTGGGTACGAAAATATCGGCGAGAAATTCACCGACGATAAGTACTTTTGGGGACGTCCCTCCGCAGTCGACTATAATGCTGCTGCATCCGGCGGATCGAACCAGGGACCGACTAATCCGGACCACATCGCCGCCGTGAAGGCGCGGATCGATTCGTTTATGGTGCATAATGCTGGAGTGCAGCCGGGCGATATCCCCACCGACCTCGTGACCGCCTCCGGCAGCGGGCTCGATCCGCATATATCGCCGCAGTCTGCGCGAATCCAGATTGCTCGGATCGCACGTGTGCGCGGACTGTCGGAAACAAGACTCCGTTCGCTTGTTGACGAACACATCGAGCATCCGATCTTCGGGTTTTTCGGCACCGAGCGCGTCAATGTGCTCAAGCTGAACATCGCCTTGGATGAATTGAAGTAATACGTGAACGGGGGGCAACGATATGCTGTACGTGCAAATGACGCCCGGCGAGCAGCAGAGCTTCCGCCGACTGATCGTTGTCTGTTGCGTCGTTGCGCTGCTATTAGCATGTTTGTTTGCAGCGACCGGGTTATTCTTGCATCATTAATGGACTAGTGTACATACTTCTCTTAAGAAACGACAATGAACACCATACGAAGAAATAGCCTTGCAATACTGGCAGCCGTAGCAGCATCGTTGTTTATCGCAGATGTCGTCTTCGGTGCTTCGAACATGACAGTTGACAAACAGGATACGAGTATGCATTCTCAGCCAGTTACAACGGTGGTAACCGATACTGTAGCTGCCTCGCAACCCTCCAGTGAGCCGTTTGCCTGGGGGGACTTTACTTGGGTCATGGGAAATGATCGTCGTCACACGGCACTGCTCGATTCGAAAGTGGTCACGTGGCGTTTCTTACTGGATGCAAACTATACCGCATCGAATCAACATCCCGTCGATCATACGGTTATTGGTTCGACATCACTTGCGCGCGATAACGAATTTGCGATCAATGTTGCTGCGCTCGGCGGAGACTTTCACTACGACAATGCACGTGCCTCACTGTTATTGCAGATCGGTACTCGGTCGACCGTCGTTCCGCGAAACGATTACAGTCCATATCACGGGCAGTATGATCTCACAAATGCGTACCGCTATCTTAGCGAAGCAAACGCGGGGTATCATTTCGATGCGATGCATGGGATTAATGTCGATGTTGGCCTTTTCATGTCATACGTGGGCCTCTTTTCCTATTATAACGCAGAGAACTGGACATATCAGCCGTCGTTCACGTCGGATAATACGCCGTGGTTCTTTAATGGGATGCGTATTCAAATGTTTCCGAGCGATCGGATGAAGTTCGAGCTATGGCTGGTGAACGGTTGGCAGTCCTACGCCAAGTTCAATAACGGTCCTGGGATCGGCCTTCAGTTCACCTGGCGCCCGCTTGAATCCATTCAGGTTCTCTCGAACAATTATTACGGACATGACGCAGCCGGACTTCCTGACCGCATGCGCTTCCATACCGACAACAGTTTTCTGCTACGGTATTATAATAATCCCGGTTCGAGCGGACTTTCAAAGATGGCGTTCTCTGTGACGCAGGATTTCGGCTTCGAAGACGGAGATGGTATTGTCTCCGGTATTTCAAAAGTCGCAGGCCAACAGCAGCAGTATTTCATCAGTGGGATGTTCTACAACCGGATGTGGTTTGCCAACGACCACATCGGTGCGACGATAGGCGCAGGGTATATCAATAACCCTGGTCGTTATCTCGTGCTCTATCCGACGGGTGACGCAAGTCCACTACCGAACCCGAATGATCCTACGACGACAGCCGGTTCGCATCCCTTCACTGCAAATCCCGGGGATCCGTTCCATGGATGGGATGCAACGATCGGTGTCGATTGGATGCCGAACGACTATGTCCAGTATCAATTTCAAGTAGTTCATCGCGAGGCAGACGTGCCGTATTTTGCAGGCCCAGGCGGTGTGACTGGCCCCACCGGATATACGACCGGCACCGTGCCCACCAGTTGGGCACCCGATCTCGTAAAAAATGAGACGAGGTTTATCGGGGCCGTCTTAGTACGATTCTGATACGCCGTACAATGAAGACTATGTATTGTGTTCATCCGATGGATTGAGTAATGGTACCGACATATCGCGCGAACGGTCGGTCGAGAACTTCCTCGACCTGATTCGTCGTTCGCGATCCGGGAGGCTAAAAATATATATCGGCTTAGCTGCGGGTGTTGGAAAGACATATCGTATGCTGGACGAAGCGCGCTCGCTACGCTCACTCGGCGTCAATGTGCTCGTTGGGTATGTCGAGACACATGGCCGCCGTGAAACAGAAGAGAAGCTTGAAGGTTTGCCGCAACTCGCACGCAAGAAGCTATTTTATCGGGGCAGACAATTGGAAGAATTCGATATCGACGATGCGCTCGCCCGACATCCGGATGTCATCGTCGTTGACGAACTCGCGCACTCGAATGCCCCCGGCAGCCACAACGAAAAACGATATCAAGATGTGGAAGAATTGTTGAATGCGGGTATTAACGTTATATCCGCCGTGAACATCCAGCATCTTGAAAGCCTCAATCATATCGTCGAATCAATTACCGGCGTCGAAGTCAGCGAACGCATTCCAGATAGCATCCTCAAACGTGCCGATGAAGTGGTAAATCTCGATCTTACGGCCGACGAATTGATCGCTCGCTTAAAAGAAGGAAAGATCTATGCACCCGAGAAGATCGAGCTGGCACTGCGCAACTTTTTTCAAAGAGACAACCTGCTAAAGCTTCGCGAACTCGCGTTGCGCGAAGTTGCCGACCAGCTCGAACGCAAGATAGATGTCGAGACCAGCGATGTAAAAAAGAAACAATTCGGACGTATTGCGGTCTGTCTTTCCGAAAACTATACGATGGCAGAGCTTCTTATTCGTAAGGCCGCTCGTCTTGCCGACCGATTTGCGGTACAATGGTACGCGGTGTTTGTTGAAACGCCCGACCTTTCATCCGATAAGATCGATCTCGCCGTCCAACGGCATCTCATAAATAATTTCAAGCTGGCAACCCAGCTCGGCGCTCATGTCGATACACTCAAAGGATCGAACGTGGGGAAAGTTATTGCAGCGTTTGCACGAGAAAAGAATATTCAGTTGCTGATTGTCGGTAAATCTGCGCCAAAGCGATTCCCGCGGCTATTCGGCACATCAATCGTCGATGCGTTGATGGAGGAACTGGAAGACGACGAGATCGATATTCAAGTAGTATCGAAATGATCGTATGAAACTCAGAACACGAATATTGCTTGCGCTTGGGCTCATGACCGTGCTGATCGGAGCACTGGCAGTCGCATCGGCATTCGTAGTGAAGCGACTGGGTACCGCGTCCGAAAATATTATCAAAGACAACTTTATCAGCATTGAGGCCGCAAATTACATGACCGATGCACTCGATGAAATGGACAATGCGGTCAGTCACCGACTATTCGCGCCCAAAACTCGTGCGCTGGATTATCGTGCCACATACGCGAGAAACGACTCGATGTTCCGCAAGTATCTCTCGGTGGCAGAGTCGAACGTAACCGAACCCGGCGAGCGCGATATTCTACAAGCGTTGCATTCGAGGTATAATGAGTACACGCAGAAAGCTAGTGCGGACTCCCTCACGTACGCTAGTTACCTGGTCGATCTGGCCCAACATTATGAATCACTGAAGGCCAGTTGTATTGCGCTATTGGAAGTCAACAAGAAGGGAGTGTACCTTAGAAACGAGCGCGCAAAGCGAGTGGCCGCCGAAGCGATTCTCTATACGATCCTGCTGGCAATTGGCGCGTTGGTGATTGCTATTATCATGCTTGTGCGGTTTCCCCGACTTGTAATACATCCGATTACGGAATTAACGTCGAAGATCAAGGCTGTTGCAAATCGTAAGTATTCGGAACGTATTGAGTACGCCGCCCATGATGAGATCGGCGAACTGGCTACCAGTTTTAACCAGATGGCGACCAAATTAGATGAGTACGAACGGTCAAATATCGAAGCGGTTATCACTGTTAAGAAGCGGTCCGAGGCAATTGTAGGGAGCATGAGCGACCCTGTCATCGTATTGTCGGACGACTGGAGTATAGTTCTTGTAAACGCGGTCGCTTCGGGGTTGCTCGGTGTGACAGAAGAAGATATCCTTGGCAAGGATGCTCGAGTAGTGGCGAAAACCAATAACCTGCTTGCCGAACTGATAAAAGACATAGAGATCCCAACCGCCCGAATTACCGCTGACAAAGGATATCTCCGTATTTATAACAACGGTAAAGAAGAGTTCTATCTCAAAGATGTGATCCGGATTAATCGTACCAAAGAAGAAACCGGCACGCCGCTTGGGTATATCATCGAGCTTAAAAATATTTCGGAATTCAAAGCGCTCGACGAAGCAAAATCGGGATTCGTCACAACGGTTTCGCACGAACTGCGCACGCCGCTATCTGCATTGAATATGAGTATTCGCCTATTACAGGATGAGCGCGTTGGCTCGTTGAATACCGAACAAAGCCATCTACTCGAGGCAATGAAATTCGAAGTGAGGCGGCTGCTTCGGATCGTGAGTGAGTTGCTTGAACTCTCGCGTGCTGAAATCGGAGCCGAACTGATGCACATGGAGTCGGTCACTGCGGAAAACATCGTCGATGCGGCCGTCACACCAATGATGCTGCAAGCGGCGCAAAAGCAGGTGACGCTGGATATTCATCTTCCATCCGAACTCCCGTTTGTGCGGGCAGACAGCAGTAAAATATCGTGGGTGCTGATCAATCTCCTCAGCAACGCGATACGCTTCACTCCGCCGGGTGGGATCGTGCGGCTTTTAGTATCGGAGAAAAACGCAACGGTAGAATTCGTGGTCAGTGATACTGGTGTCGGTATCGAACCGCCATATCTTGATCGGATTTTCGATAAGTTCTTCCAGGTGGATTTGAACAAAACAGATCAACATTCCGGGGTCGGTCTCGGACTCGCGATTTCAAAGGAGATCGTCGAAGCGCACGGAGGAAAAATATGGGTCAACAGTGAAGTTGGGAAGGGAAGTACATTCGGATTCTCTCTACGTAGTGCATAGAGTTCTTCTATTCATTGAAGTGATAAAAAGACTCGCTTCTTGGGACGTAAGTGTACCTTGTGTACACGTGCCCATATTGTTCTTCGTCCGGGCGCCGTTACGGGTACCGAATCTCAGAAAAACATTACACAGACAAGGCAAATAATGCGAAAGTTATAAAATATAAAAGCCGGGCTTTCGCCAGGCTTTTCGAGAATTTGTTTTCTCTTGTTTTTCGATAATTGTCGTTTGTACACCCGTAGGGACTCGAACCCCAAACCTTCTGATCCGTAGTCAGATGCTCTATCCAATTGAGCTACGGGTGCCTGCTTTTTCGAAGCGGACTAATAACGACAACTTGGGACGGGAAGTTCTCGTATCATTGAGCTTCCGTCGGCTTGGGTTCGAGGATCGACGAGATCGGTATCAGGTGGTGCTCTTTGAGCGAACGATCCGACCCCATAACGTGTGCCTTGAACGCCTGCCAGAACCCGATGCCGTAACGGTTGAGAAAATATACCAAGTTCAATTCGCGTTCCTGTAACTTGTTCTCCGGGAGCAACACCTGGAGCGCCTTCTCGAATTGTTGGCGTGAGGCTTGTTGCTTTTTCCGTTCGGCAGCAGCAACCTTCGTACCGAAATCCCGCAATTGTGTGATCGTCTTTCCCTTGAGGTTCGTCAGTGCTCCGCCGAGGGTTGCATCGGTCGATTCCACGAGATTGCGCAGCCGCTCGATCGCCATCTCGGCGTCTTCGACCGACTGTTCGAACGACTCCGAGATTGTGTCCTCATGTTCGCTTTTCAATAGCTCTTTCACAAGGTCTGTTCCGAACTCGAGAAGCGACTCCAGAGAGGTCGAGAACTTGTCGGCAAGTTTATAAAAGCGATCGTCCACCAATGTCATGCTGATGCGCGGGATAATTACCGGCATGTGCATTCCGGCCCACGTGTATGCCGAACCGAGCTGTGCGAAATAGGCGATCTCGCCCGGGCCGGCTATATAGGCTGCCGTCGGAAGGATCGTATCCTGCACTAGCGGCCGCAGGACGACATTCATACTGAATCGCTCTGGTTCGTTCTTAAGTGTTGCGAGGAGATCCGAATCGGAGATTGCTGTATCTTGATAGCGGAATCCGCCTGCTTCCTTGTGTAGTTTGTATCGCTTGCCCGATTCCACGAAGAAGGTATTCATCCCGTTCGCGTCGATCTGGGCATGATACTGCGGCTTGAGCGATTCGCTGTAGGAGTTGAGTGTGTCGGAGAGAGTCGGGGTCGTTGTAAGTTCTTTTTCGAAGATCGGAGAAGCGTAGGACTTGAGGGCTCGCGTATTCGCGTTGAGGATCAGCAGCCCGTCCTCGGCAAACAAGCGACAGAGCATTGCCGACTGCGCCTCGGCGAACGGTACGCCCGGCGCATAACATCGTTCGCAGAGTGCGATCACCTCATCGGTGAATTCCGTTTTGGGGAGTGCAGCGCGAAGTTCGGCGAAAAATTCGTTGAGCGCTTCGAGTTCGAACGGCATGGCGCCAACCTGTTTGCGATCCGGCGGCTCGGCAGGCGTGTAAGTAATATGCTTGAGTTGAAAGTCCGAATTCACAATCCCCACCGAGCTCACTTCGGGAAAATCATGATCTTCGGTCTCTTGCCAAAAGACCGGCACGAACGAATACTCCGGGAAGCGCTTGGAGTATTCACGTGCGATCATAATGGTATGAAGCGTTTTATAGAGCGTATACAGCGGTCCGGCGAGAATACCGACCTGCTGGCCGGTGACGATCGCAAAGCATGAATCGTCGGCAAGCATGCGCAGGTGTTCACGAACTGCATCGGTCAATCCGTTCGCGGCCCGGTGTGTTTCGGTGATTCGTTCGATCACGGCCGTACGCAAGCCTTCATTCCCTTGTGCAGCCTGATCTGCGCGTCGTGCAGCGATGCTTGCTCTGATCTCTTCGTCGGAAGGAAATGGCGGGTATGGAAAGAATTGCCGGATCGCCGACCCATCGTAGTTTCCGATGAAGTCCTGCACCAATTTCGAAAAATGTCGTGAGGAAGCGATGGTCATGCGTTCGGGAAATAATTATGGCTTCAAACATTCGGTCACTGCGAAGTGTTTAGAACAAATATGAATTCTCACACTCTGCTTTTGTTCGATATCGACGGTACACTCGTCTTGTACCGCGACGACTTTCCGCACCGGATGTTCGAAGAAATGACGAGTATGTTCTTCGACCGGCCCGTTTCGCTGGCCGATTACCGGTTCTCGGGAAAGACCGATAAACTCATCATTTCCGAAGTGTCTGCACTGGCCGGCGTCACTGCTACCGAGCTTGAATCGCGCGAAGCAGACATCGTCGAGTGGATACCGAAGCGACTCGAAGAACACATAGACGAATCCACGTTCGAATTGTTACCGAACGTCCGCTCGATTCTCGATCAACTCGCCGCTCGCCCGAATACGACGCTTGCACTGTTGACCGGTAATTTACCACGTTGCGCCGAGCTGAAGCTCGGTCAATTCGGATTGATGAAATACTTTGAATTCGGTGCGTACGGGATCGAATCGCGCGATCGAAACGATCTGGGGCCGATCGCGCTTCGCAAATTTCAGGAGTCGAAAGGGTTCGAGCCTTCGGATGTCGTGATCGTCGGCGATGCACTACCGGATATCCACGTTGCAAAGCATATTGATGCCCGGGTTTTGGTAACGCTGACCGGCCGTACGACACGCGACGAAGTACTCCCGCACGAACCCGACCACATCTTCGACGACCTTACGAATACCGAGGCCGTGCTACAAGCGATCTACGGCTGATGTCATATCATATATACTATTGCGCCGTGTGCGGCGAACAAAACGAGACGTTCGTTGACGAATCCAACGGGCAGCGTCAGCACTACGTCGAAGACTGTGCCGTATGTTGCCGACCCAATGTGATTCGTGTCATGATTGACCCCGAGTCCGGTGAAGTGGTCGTTGAGGCAGAATTCGAAGGCTAAGAGACTTAGTTACTTATCGTCTGCGAGCCCAATGATATTTCCGAACGGGTTCTTGTATGCTCAGTTATCGTAAACGTCTTCTTCGGTTGGCTCGTCAGTTGATATGAGTTCGGATACGACCGTTTTGATCGTCGTTCCGCCGAATCCTCTGGAGGCGAGGAAGGCATAGAGCTTCTGTTTTCGTTTTCGGCTGTCCGGCTCCCGGCGTACTAATGACTCCCATTTCTTTGTGGCGGCTTCCCGCGCATGCTGCTCTTCGGTACCGTTGTCGGTTACATCTGCAAGGGCGACGGCCATCGTCTGCTTTGCAATGCCTTTCTTGATCAACAATGACTCGAGCTCGCGTCGTGATGCCGATTTCGTCAGCAGCTTGTCGTGGATGAACGCCCGAGCATATGCCTCGTCGTCGATCAGACCGTACTCTTTCATCGTCGCGAGCACGGAGTTGATCGTTTCGTCATCGAAGCCTTCGCCTTTGAGCTTGGTGGCGACATCGCGCTCGCTGCGCCGGCGTGCATTCAGGTACTTCGATGCGACCCGTTTCGCCGATACGCTATCGTCGAAGACCCGCAGCTTCTCGAGTAATGCCGCCGTCAGTTCGTCGCCTTTGCGAAGCCGGAATTGTTCGATGGTTGCGACATTGATTCCGAACGCGAACTGACCACCTACAAAAACCGAGGCTCGCAGCTTGTCACGGACCTGATAGGTGATCGACGAGATGACGGGCGACCCATCGGCGGGGAGGCGGTAACTGGCTATCGTCTCGCGGGGCTTTCGCATGGAGGCCGACCCTGGGCAACAGTGGAGCCGGCGTTCAGCCGGCTGGCTCCGACCATTGGTCGGAGCCACTGCATACAATAGGAAGCGCTATTTCTTCTTTGCAGCCTTCTCCTCTTCGGTGGCTGCCTTTTGTGCAGAGCCGAGCGCCGGTTCGACCGCATCGGCAATGCCAAGCTTAACTTTCACCGCCTGTTCAACGGCCTTGAACGCATCGGGATACTCTTTGAGATACGCTTTGACCGATTCACGCCCCTGGCCGATTCGCTCGCCGCTGAAGCTAAACCACGAGCCGCTCTTCTGAATGATATCATTCTCGATGGCAACGTCGATCATATCGCCCATCTTCGAGATCCCCTCATTGTAGAGCACATCGAATTCGACCTCGCGGAACGGCGGGGCCATCTTGTTTTTGACGACCTTGACGCGGACACGGTTACCGATGATATCGGTGCCTTCTTTAATGACGTCGCGGCGACGAATGTCGAGTCGGAGCGAAGAGTAGAACTTCAGCGCATTACCGCCGGTCGTCGTTTCCGGGTTGCCGTACATGACGCCGATCTTCGATCGAAGCTGGTTCGTAAAGATTACCGTCGTATTCGACTTGCCGATGACGGCCGTAATCTTGCGCATCGCCTGCGACATCAGTCGTGCCTGCGCGCCCATTTGTGCATCGCCCATCTCGCCTTCGATCTCGGCGCGTGGGGTAAGGGCAGCGACGGAGTCGACCACGATGACATCGATCGCCGCCGAACGGACAAGCTGCTCAAGAATATCGAGTGCCTGTTCGCCGTATTCCGGCTGCGAGAGGATGAGTTCGTTGAGTTTTACACCGAGTCGCTCGGCATACTTGATATCGAGTGCGTGCTCGGCGTCGATGAAGGCAGCCGTTCCGCCGCGTTTCTGGGCCTCTGCAATAATATGCAGACAAAGAGTCGTCTTTCCCGACGATTCCGGTCCGTAGATTTCAATAATGCGGCCGCGCGGGACGCCGCCGATGCCGATCGCTGCGTCGAGCGAGAGCGAGCCTGTCGGAATCGCCTCTACTTTCACATGCGGAGCGTCGCCGAGGCGCATGACCGATCCCTTGCCGTGTTGTTTTTCGATCGCATCGAGGGCGATCTGTAATGCCTTTTGCCGAGCGGCTGCTACTGCTTGATCCATTGTCGGTTCGATAACTGTAATAAAAGATCTGTTAGGGAATCATGCCAATGTAAGTATATTATTTATAAATAACATAGTAGTATACTCACACCGACTCCACCCCTCGGGATAACGATGCCGAAACCCATCTCCTAACCGTCCCGGCATGTCCCGGATTCCTCGAAAGAACGAA
It contains:
- the kdpC gene encoding potassium-transporting ATPase subunit KdpC, giving the protein MNDLRISLRLTFILIVLFGLVYPVFIWAVGRIAPNAADGFPIKVHGSVVGYENIGEKFTDDKYFWGRPSAVDYNAAASGGSNQGPTNPDHIAAVKARIDSFMVHNAGVQPGDIPTDLVTASGSGLDPHISPQSARIQIARIARVRGLSETRLRSLVDEHIEHPIFGFFGTERVNVLKLNIALDELK
- a CDS encoding outer membrane beta-barrel protein produces the protein MHSQPVTTVVTDTVAASQPSSEPFAWGDFTWVMGNDRRHTALLDSKVVTWRFLLDANYTASNQHPVDHTVIGSTSLARDNEFAINVAALGGDFHYDNARASLLLQIGTRSTVVPRNDYSPYHGQYDLTNAYRYLSEANAGYHFDAMHGINVDVGLFMSYVGLFSYYNAENWTYQPSFTSDNTPWFFNGMRIQMFPSDRMKFELWLVNGWQSYAKFNNGPGIGLQFTWRPLESIQVLSNNYYGHDAAGLPDRMRFHTDNSFLLRYYNNPGSSGLSKMAFSVTQDFGFEDGDGIVSGISKVAGQQQQYFISGMFYNRMWFANDHIGATIGAGYINNPGRYLVLYPTGDASPLPNPNDPTTTAGSHPFTANPGDPFHGWDATIGVDWMPNDYVQYQFQVVHREADVPYFAGPGGVTGPTGYTTGTVPTSWAPDLVKNETRFIGAVLVRF
- a CDS encoding sensor protein KdpD is translated as MSRERSVENFLDLIRRSRSGRLKIYIGLAAGVGKTYRMLDEARSLRSLGVNVLVGYVETHGRRETEEKLEGLPQLARKKLFYRGRQLEEFDIDDALARHPDVIVVDELAHSNAPGSHNEKRYQDVEELLNAGINVISAVNIQHLESLNHIVESITGVEVSERIPDSILKRADEVVNLDLTADELIARLKEGKIYAPEKIELALRNFFQRDNLLKLRELALREVADQLERKIDVETSDVKKKQFGRIAVCLSENYTMAELLIRKAARLADRFAVQWYAVFVETPDLSSDKIDLAVQRHLINNFKLATQLGAHVDTLKGSNVGKVIAAFAREKNIQLLIVGKSAPKRFPRLFGTSIVDALMEELEDDEIDIQVVSK
- a CDS encoding HAMP domain-containing protein, coding for MKLRTRILLALGLMTVLIGALAVASAFVVKRLGTASENIIKDNFISIEAANYMTDALDEMDNAVSHRLFAPKTRALDYRATYARNDSMFRKYLSVAESNVTEPGERDILQALHSRYNEYTQKASADSLTYASYLVDLAQHYESLKASCIALLEVNKKGVYLRNERAKRVAAEAILYTILLAIGALVIAIIMLVRFPRLVIHPITELTSKIKAVANRKYSERIEYAAHDEIGELATSFNQMATKLDEYERSNIEAVITVKKRSEAIVGSMSDPVIVLSDDWSIVLVNAVASGLLGVTEEDILGKDARVVAKTNNLLAELIKDIEIPTARITADKGYLRIYNNGKEEFYLKDVIRINRTKEETGTPLGYIIELKNISEFKALDEAKSGFVTTVSHELRTPLSALNMSIRLLQDERVGSLNTEQSHLLEAMKFEVRRLLRIVSELLELSRAEIGAELMHMESVTAENIVDAAVTPMMLQAAQKQVTLDIHLPSELPFVRADSSKISWVLINLLSNAIRFTPPGGIVRLLVSEKNATVEFVVSDTGVGIEPPYLDRIFDKFFQVDLNKTDQHSGVGLGLAISKEIVEAHGGKIWVNSEVGKGSTFGFSLRSA
- the bshC gene encoding bacillithiol biosynthesis cysteine-adding enzyme BshC, producing the protein MTIASSRHFSKLVQDFIGNYDGSAIRQFFPYPPFPSDEEIRASIAARRADQAAQGNEGLRTAVIERITETHRAANGLTDAVREHLRMLADDSCFAIVTGQQVGILAGPLYTLYKTLHTIMIAREYSKRFPEYSFVPVFWQETEDHDFPEVSSVGIVNSDFQLKHITYTPAEPPDRKQVGAMPFELEALNEFFAELRAALPKTEFTDEVIALCERCYAPGVPFAEAQSAMLCRLFAEDGLLILNANTRALKSYASPIFEKELTTTPTLSDTLNSYSESLKPQYHAQIDANGMNTFFVESGKRYKLHKEAGGFRYQDTAISDSDLLATLKNEPERFSMNVVLRPLVQDTILPTAAYIAGPGEIAYFAQLGSAYTWAGMHMPVIIPRISMTLVDDRFYKLADKFSTSLESLLEFGTDLVKELLKSEHEDTISESFEQSVEDAEMAIERLRNLVESTDATLGGALTNLKGKTITQLRDFGTKVAAAERKKQQASRQQFEKALQVLLPENKLQERELNLVYFLNRYGIGFWQAFKAHVMGSDRSLKEHHLIPISSILEPKPTEAQ
- a CDS encoding HAD family hydrolase: MNSHTLLLFDIDGTLVLYRDDFPHRMFEEMTSMFFDRPVSLADYRFSGKTDKLIISEVSALAGVTATELESREADIVEWIPKRLEEHIDESTFELLPNVRSILDQLAARPNTTLALLTGNLPRCAELKLGQFGLMKYFEFGAYGIESRDRNDLGPIALRKFQESKGFEPSDVVIVGDALPDIHVAKHIDARVLVTLTGRTTRDEVLPHEPDHIFDDLTNTEAVLQAIYG
- a CDS encoding CPXCG motif-containing cysteine-rich protein yields the protein MSYHIYYCAVCGEQNETFVDESNGQRQHYVEDCAVCCRPNVIRVMIDPESGEVVVEAEFEG
- a CDS encoding RecX family transcriptional regulator; translated protein: MRKPRETIASYRLPADGSPVISSITYQVRDKLRASVFVGGQFAFGINVATIEQFRLRKGDELTAALLEKLRVFDDSVSAKRVASKYLNARRRSERDVATKLKGEGFDDETINSVLATMKEYGLIDDEAYARAFIHDKLLTKSASRRELESLLIKKGIAKQTMAVALADVTDNGTEEQHAREAATKKWESLVRREPDSRKRKQKLYAFLASRGFGGTTIKTVVSELISTDEPTEEDVYDN
- the recA gene encoding recombinase RecA produces the protein MDQAVAAARQKALQIALDAIEKQHGKGSVMRLGDAPHVKVEAIPTGSLSLDAAIGIGGVPRGRIIEIYGPESSGKTTLCLHIIAEAQKRGGTAAFIDAEHALDIKYAERLGVKLNELILSQPEYGEQALDILEQLVRSAAIDVIVVDSVAALTPRAEIEGEMGDAQMGAQARLMSQAMRKITAVIGKSNTTVIFTNQLRSKIGVMYGNPETTTGGNALKFYSSLRLDIRRRDVIKEGTDIIGNRVRVKVVKNKMAPPFREVEFDVLYNEGISKMGDMIDVAIENDIIQKSGSWFSFSGERIGQGRESVKAYLKEYPDAFKAVEQAVKVKLGIADAVEPALGSAQKAATEEEKAAKKK